In Delphinus delphis chromosome X, mDelDel1.2, whole genome shotgun sequence, the DNA window AGACTGAAGTCTTTTCTACAAACTTCTCCAATGTTTCTGCAGCCCAGCAGGAGATCAATAGTCATGTGGAGAGGAAAACCAAAGGGAAAATTGTGGGCCTCATCCAAGACCTCAAACCAAACACCATTATGGTTCTGGTgaactatattttctttaaaggtaAGGTTCTAAGATGTCCATTTCTAGTTCAGTGTTCCAATAATTTCATGGGGCACTTGGGGAAGCTCGTGGTGTCTTCTCACTGGCATCAGTAGGTGTCCCTTATACTACAGTGACCTGCTTCACTGGACATAGCTGTGTGTAGTTTTGGATCTTCCAGGAGGGATACACAGCTCGTGGATGAGCCCAGGAAATTTCTAGGGAGAGGGAACTTTCAGAGAGGTTAGTTACAATGGTATGAACACCTTCCTCACATCTAGCTACAGAATCATGGTTTCCAAAAGATTTGGTGAGGTGAGACAAGCTTGCACTTGGCAGGTAAACAGAATTAGTTTTAAACCTTAAAGTGACCCTCACTTGCTGTTCATTCTTGGGCATGTTACATAAAGACTATCATGTCGCTATCATGTACTATGTACCCACTATATACTAAGCACCATGCTACATGTGTGGTTCACACACATTTTGTCTCATCTAATCTTCACAAGTGCCCAGGTTCACACAGTTAATAAGTTTCAGAGCTGGTATTCCCACCCAGGTTTGTCTGATTCTAAAGCTGGTGCTTGTAACAACAAGAATCATGTGACTCTTTCCTGAAGGTGCTGTGCCCAAATGATTTCTGCTGGTTCTACAGCACATGTCAGCCATGTTTGGTGGAGGAGTGAACGGTTCTTGGCCACAAATCACACACTTGTAGACGGATAAAACGGCAGAACAGATCTGTTGTCTCATTTCACCCTGTGTGTTGGATGTGCTTATGCCTTTTTACGGAAGAGGAAACTGTGGCTCTGATGGGTTTAGTGTAAGTATAGTGGTTCTGAACACAGATGGAACATCTGTTGAACATGGAGTCTAACAACCCTGGGTGTGACTCCTCGCTCTGCCACCAGCTACCTGGGAGAACATGTAAAGTCACATTCTCTCCCTGATCCTCAGttactcatttgtaaaactgGTTGACAGAAGGTACCTACCTCTGTGGTGGTATTAATTACTAGATTAGATGACTGATAGAGAAGTTCATATTGGCACAAATACTGGTTTTAAACAAACAACTCtcttctctttgtattttaagCCCAGTGGGCAAATCCTTTTGATCCATCCAAGACAGaagagggttccagtttcttagTGGACAAGACCACAACAGTGCAAGTGCCCATGATGCACCAGATTGAACAATACTATCACCTGGTGGATACAGAGCTGAACTGCACAGTGCTGCAAATGGACTACAGCAAGAATGCTCTGGCACTCTTTGTCCTTCCCAAGGAGGGCCAGATTGAGTGGGTGGAAGGGGCCATGTCATCTAAAACACTGAAGAAGTGGAACCGCTTACTGCGGAAGGGGTAAACATCTTAGATGATGTGAGAAGTGGAGGGTGGGCATAATGGCACAGAGACCGAATTCAGCAGAAACCCAGAGGCAGGAGACTCACTCTGAACCACTTAGGAGGTGTGTGTTGATCACTACAATATAGTGAGGACATACTCTTTGCCAATCCCTTTGCTGGGCACTTTACATACTTTATTTCACCTAAGCACATCAACAAACCTGCAAAGGAGATAGTATTATAGgcatttttcaaatgaagaaatcaggactagaaaaataaaatgaactatcCAAAGTCAGCCAGCTAGTAAATTGGTGCCTTCCCCAGAGTCCAAGTGGAGCTTGGGGGATGGGTAGGATATTGATAGATATTTCATACTGAGCTGGAAGTGCTAGATGGAAAACGATGAAATTCCCCCTGGTACTACCCATTGACATTCATGCCACTGGCTTCCCAACCTTCATGAACACCCCCAGAGATTATAAGTGGGTCACATCTTCCAACTTCCATTGTTGCAGTCCCAAATGGGCTGAACCAGAGAGCATTCCTTCCAGGATAACTTCTGAGGTTTTGGTGCCACGTGTTGGCCTGCATAGTAGTGGTTGTCAATACCTAGGGGAGGAGCAGCGCCCAATACAATAACatggagacagagagggagggaatcATGAGCTTGGTGTACTGATAGCCATATgttcccttcccctttctccacaggTGGATTAACTTGTTTGTTCCAAAGTTTTCCATTTCTGCCACATATGACCTTGGAGCCATCCTTTTGAAGATGGGCATCCAGGATGCCTTTGCTGACACTGCTGATTTTTCTGGACTCACAAAGGACAATGGTCTTAAACTTTCCAATGTAAGTTGGTAGATTAGAGTCCTTTAATATCCTTTAGATGTAAGAGCCATTGAGAGTCAGTTAATTCAACTCTCTCATTTTATCAGTGATAATTCTGAAGCCTGTAGAGGCAGAATGACTTTTCCTAAGCCAGGTTTACTCCAGGGCCATTCTCATTACCCCCAAACAAGTCATTGTAACAGTTACTTCCATCCTTGACCTTCATGTCCTAAATGATTCTGATAGAAGAACTTAATCATAAGAATTGACTCTGATGCGATACAGTTCTTGAGGAGGTGGCGGGGGCAGGGGAAATCTTAATAAGTGACTTCTAGAGGCAGAAAGCCATGGAAAGAGTGGTGGTTCCTTGACATCTAGCTCTAAAATCACCAGAGAGTCATTAACTACACTTAGACAAGTGTCCTTCATATTCAAGCACCATCAACACAATACAGGAAAGGGGTGGCcccatccttccttcttctttcctgcttCTAAACTGTtccaagatgtttcctgtttcttcagggGATCAGCAATATTTATTCTCCCCCCCCTCCACAGGCTGCCCACAAGGCTGTGCTGCATATTGGTGAAAAGGGAACTGAAGCTGTCCCTGAAGTCAGATTTCTGAATCAGCCTGAAATAACTCTTCTTCATCCTATCATCCAGTTTGATAGATCCTTCTTGTTGTTGATATTGGAGAAAAACACCAGGAGTATTCTCTTTCTAGGGAAAATTGTGGACCCAACAGAAGTGTAGTTGGGAAAGAGGTTGTTGGCTAATTGCATGTGCTTATTgcaatgagaaataaataaatagtatagcCTGATGTGATCGATGTGGGCTTGGATGTGCTTTCCTTTGTACAGGGGTGGAGACTGGACCCTAGCCGAACTGCATTGGGTGTGAAAGAGGCCACTCTTATGTTCAGATAGTCAATGAGTGACTCATTACCCAAAGCAAAAGAAGGCCCCATGTCAATGCACTCCTCTTTGTCAGAACCCCAGTTAGTTAGCTCCAAGGAATTTTACTGGGCTGACAAATGCTCTGTCTTCTGCCCTCTTGGAGAATAGTTGAAATGCAGGTCAGGTCCTCCTAAcccattattttcataataagtaCAATGAATATTAAGCAACATAAATGCAGTAGATTATGTATGAACTTCTcaacttccttcctcccaccccatcaAAATTGTTCTCTGTGTTCTTGCCAGAACTGCCATTGGTGGGTTGTAAAAAGGTGTTTTCACTACAGGACTGAGTCACCGACTGAGAGCTACTGCTAGGGATGTCGCTTTTGTGACCTAACAAGCATGGGACAAAAAAGcaatagagacagagatgaacTTCACTGTACAAGCCCACCTTGCCCCTAAAAAGTTTCCTTATTGATAAGCTATAAGTTGGCAGTGGAGAAGGAAAGTGATTCATTCATATTATATCTCATGGCCCTTCCTTTTCTGTATTCTAATCAGACTCCTTTCCAAATGTTGTACCTCAGTCCCACTTGCTCAAGTATAAATCTCCTGGTTAGTTTCACTGAAGTTTGATACCTCCCTATCCTCAGATCCTTCAGCAATTTTCCCTTGTCTGTTCATGCCCTTCTACCCCCATCCACCATACTAGACTTCCTCTCAGACAATACGTATTCAAATCTCCAATATTAGAATTCAGTACACATAAATAGTACAATGACTGTTAATGATGTACTGTCTGAAGTTCTAGCCCTAAGACGAAACTCTTCAGTgacaaggaaataataataaatgcatcAGTGCTTTTGCAGATATTGTGCTTCCAGATTGAACTAAATAGATATGTTTAGAAAAGTATGTAGCCCACAAACATTCTAGTGTTTTATTAGACAATTTGCATGGAGGTTTGCTGACTCCTGGTATAGTTTGCATTTTGGTTTTATGGATAATAAACTGGAAGCCCAGGAAGGGAAGGTGATTTATAGCACAGAAAAGTCATCACTAACATGCAGTTTGGTTTCACTGAAGTTACAAtacaatcctggctctgctacttataCTGTTTTGTGATCTTGGACAACGTATTAAACCTTGCaccttgttttcctcatctgtaaaatgggaacactaATAATATTCGTGTCAGCAGGATTTTGTGAACATTCCTTGCTACAGAATATGTAATGTTCTCATCACAGAGTCAGACATCTGATAAAAAGCCTTGTAaatattaattgtttttcttgttgGTCAACATCAGCCAGGAGCCTAGTGTCAAAGCCAAGGTTGTAGTGTGGGTCTCCCAGTTTGCAGATTTATGTTCTCTGGCACAGACCCTACATCCAGAGGCCAGAGTTAATGTTATACAGGCACCTTCCTAAACCTCCCCAAATGAATTGGATCAGAGGTTGTTCTTGGAGGAATATCAGTTTCTCCAGGGGTAAGTCAGGAATTACCAAGACACTGTCTTTCAAGCAGAGACTAAatctcattcaatcattcattcctGTAGCCAGATCATGAAGAACTACGACTATTCACCATATAAATCTCAGCTTATTCTAGCAAACTAGGACTAGAAGATAACTTCcttaatttcaaaaatgttaaccATAAAATACCTATACCAATATTTCAGTAGTAAAAGTTCACAGCAGAATTTTTACTAAATTGGGAAAAAGACAAGTATTTTCTCTATCATTGTTTCTATTAAACTTATACTGGAGGTCCTAGTGAATACagcaagataagaaaaagaaatacacattatAAAAAATGTAATGTAAAGGAGGAAACAAATCTCTCTACtcagaaaaaccaagaaaaatctaTGGGTAAACTCttagaacaaaagggagaaaacttgTTGGGGGACAGGGTACAAAAGAGTAGTGGCATACATCGTATGAACTTCatcagctctgttttcctttctccattaTAACAGAATCATAGCCACAAGGCTTCCCTGATATATTGTATTTCCTAGCCTCCCTTACAACTAAGTGTGACCATGAGACTAAGTTCTAATTAATGGAATATGAGTGCAGGTGTGGTGTGACATTTACTGGTCAGGGCATTACAATAGTTGGGTACCTCCTTcactctttttccatctcctttgaACTGGATTGTGGACTTACTTATGATCTAGTTTGACCACCAAGCAGATGAAGAGCTTTTTGGCAGTCTGGTGTAATGTATGTGCCTCTTTTCAGAATAGTTTAAATGCCAAAAATTTTAGGATTACAAAGGCCATCAGTAacattgaaatataattataaaaataatacaattgaaATGACTGATATAGTAATATGTATGCTTCCATCATAACATATTAATTAATAAGATCTTATAACTGGTATAATAAATACATTCTTTCCAAAGTAATAGGAAGTATAATTGTTTTGAAATTATGTGAACTTTGTTTGTGACAAAATCACAGGTACATTTGCCACTACTGTGGTTTGTGGCCCACAGttataaatgaacaaaatgctAAATTTTGGTTGGAGGCTGgcaaaattaaatatgaattttttttcataaacaaaTTTATAGATTCTCAGAATTTTTCCCTTAGACATCCTTGAAGTTTCTTTGGACTCCAGGTTAAAAATTCTGCCTTTGCAGAAAAACAGGATGGAAAAGACCTGATATCTAAATACCCACATGGAAAAGAGGTGGCCACTGACCTAAAATTCTTATCCCAGATGATTAGGTGACCAGAAataattttctgtcttctttaagAATTAGACTTATTGCTGAGTCTATTTACTaatcaggctgccataacaatacTACAAACTGATtagcttaaaaaagaaattaattttgtcactgttctggaggctagaagtctgtgATCAAGGTGATGGCAAATTCCATTTCTGTTGAAATCTTTCTTCCTAGCTGAAGCCTTTGTGCTATGTCCTCTCATGGCTTTTCCTCCCATGCATACATGTGTGTGGAAAGAGCAAGTGAGCTCTCaggtatctcttcttataaggatactaatcTTATCAGATCACGGCCCCACTTTGGTCAcgtcatttaaccttaattacttccttagtcCATATATAGCCACACTGGGGGAGGGGTAGGGCTTCAATGTATGAATGGGGGGAGCAaatacattcagtccataacactagCCTTATTCCAAGTCATACAGAAATTGGTAGCACTAGTGGGGATGTTGCTGGTTATATTCTCCAGGAAGCAGACAGAGTTCATCATACAGGATGTTTACAGGGAGTTTCTTTGCGACCGATGCAATGAAATGGATGAGGCTTCACACAACTCCCTCAATCAGTCATTGGATATGGGCCAGACATCTCTCTACAGCTGAGGCTATCCTATAAAGGTCTAAAGCTGAAGACTTTCTACTGACAGGACACCTAGAATCTGGAAAAACAAGTCCTTTCCCTGAAGAGGAATATGTATGGTACATCTCCATGTCCAACACAATCTATTTCTTATGCTGCTTAAATCTACTTCTTCATATAAGTCCAAGAAGCAGATCTTCCAGAGTTCTCCACTATCTGTTCTAGATTCCTATTCTTCTCAGCTGACCTCTGTACCTCACTTCGTGACATGACTGAGACCCTCATCCCTGACAAGTCTTGAACACTTCTCTGGCCAAGGTTGCTACATATGTCTATTTCCCATCAAAACTGGTCAAAAGAGTATCAAAAGGCACCATTTGGATTGCTCTGGTGCCAAACATATTCAGCTTGCTCCCACTGTGTAacatttcttcctcctcctgaTAGAGAGGGTCAATTGCCTTTGCCTTAGATGGTGTAATAGTCTGAATCCATTTTTTAATGCTTGACTGCTAACATCTTCTAAGCCTCACCCCTCCCTATTCCCCTTGTGTACCACATCTGGGCAAGCTTATAAGTAACTAAGGTGTTCCCTCCTTTGGTGCTGATGGGAGGTTCAAATCACACAGCATGTACAAAAGAATCTCCATACCCTACGCACCATAAAACCCCAAGCCAGTTTCATTTCCCTGATCTCTGAAGTCATTTTTGGACGAGCATAAGAAGCCAGCTCTTTTGAAAAATCCTTACTATGTAAGTAATAAGACTttaacatgtgtatgtgtgtgtgtgtgtgtgtgtgtgtgtgtgtgtttaccagTCTTGACGTCTGAAACAAATTTTGAGCGGGGGTCCATTCTGTGTCTATAAGGATGGCCACAACAGATGGTGACTCCTCTTGTTGTTTGCTATTCCCTGAACAAAAGAATCCTGAAGTGTCAACACAACATCCATAGCTTATAGTACAATGGGACTCTTGCTGGTTTTCATGGGAGAAGTGTTTGTCTTTTGGAGATCATGATCTGCCACCCTAAAGAGCCCAGAATtgtaggaacagaaagaaaaatttcatctCTGGACTGTCTTTAGATACAAGACTACAATATCAACTCTTCCCTGGATCTCTGCTCTGCTAGCatgccctgcagattttggacttgccagcttcCACAATCATGTGACCCAATTCCATAAAATCAAACAATGAATCTCATATACATTATATGTGTTGCTCATTTCCAGCTGAGGCCTCACTAAAGTCCCCTTAATGTCCATATTTCTAGATTTCACTGTAAAACTCTTCCAGCATCTACCCGTTACCCagttccaaagccacttccacatttttaagtatttgctATAGCAGCACCCTATTTCTCACTAACAAAACATGTcatagtctgcttgggctgccataacaaaatgtcaTCAGTTGGGTGGCTTATATGACAGAAATGTATCTTATCATAGTTTTAGAGGCTAggagtcccagatcaaggtgcaGTAGGAATTATTTCTAACAAGTATTAGCCTCCTGCCTTATAGATAACCACCTTCTCACTCTATCCTGACATAGACtttctcagtgtgtgtgtgtgtgtgtgtgtgtgtgtgtgtgtgtgtgtggagagagatcgctctctctccttcttcttgtAAGGTCCTCAGTGTTATCAgattaggaccccacccttatgGCTTCGTTTTTAGCTTAATTACAGTCTAAAAGCTCTATCTCCATATACTGTCACATTGTGGATTAGGGTTTCAGCACATAAAATTTGGAGGGACATATTCAGTCCATAGGAGTGGTCCTGCAGCATTTAAAATGCCAACAGTATACTTCTGGACTCTAAATAGAAAGACTTCGGCCTGAAAAAGTCTTCAAGAAAAAAGGCTTgttactatttacaatagccaggacatggaagcaacctaaatgtccatcaacagaggaatggataaaaaatatgtggtacatatatacaatggaatattactcagccataaaaaagaatgaaataatgccatttgcagcaacatccTTGGgtctagagatcatcatactgagtgaagtaagtcagacaaagacaaatatcatatgacgtcatttataagtggaatctaaaaaaatggtacaaatgaacttatttacaaaacagaaatagtcgcagatgtagaaaacaaacttatgattactagggggaggggggaaggataaattgggagattgggattgacatatacacattactatatataaaatagataactagtaaggacctactgtatagcacagggaactcttctcaacactctgtaatgacctatatgggaaaagaatctaaaaaagagtggatatggggcttccttggtgacgcagtggttgagcgtctgcctgtcgatgcaggggacatgggttcatgccctggtctgggaggatcccacatgccgcggagcggctgggcccgtgagccatggccactgagcctgcgcatctggagcctgtgctccgcaatgggagaggccacaacagtgagaggcccgtgtagcgcaaaaaaaaaaaaaaaaaaaagagtggatatatgtatatgtgtaacttatttactttgctgtacacctgaaactaacacaacattttaaatcagctatactccaataaaattttttaaaaagtctcattAAGTCTCTTCAGTTAGAGAGAAAATGGTAGAATAGAAAACCTTAAAAGCCCATTCTTCCACAAAAATAGTAAACTGGCAAAACCTGTCAGAATCAATTTTACCAAACTCTGGAAAgttattaatatatacacacctaacataggagcaccaaatATATGGCAGTTATTAGCAGACCTAAAGGGAGatattgacagcaacacaataatagtaacagactttaacatgccacttacatcaatggatagatcatccagacagaaagtcaacaaAATAACTTCAGCCTTAAATGAAATACTATAGCAGATGGActaatagatatatacagaaaattccaaaatgCTCAGGCCCAGGTGGCTTCACTGTCAAATTCTAccaaatttttataaaagaattaaaatgaattattctcaaactcttgcaaaaatatagaagaagaaagaacacttCCCAACTTATTCTATTAGGCcagtattaccttgataccaagGCCAGACAaagacttcacacacacacacacaaaacaacaaataccAATATCATTTATagatatagatgcaaatatcctcaacaaaatactagtaggCTGAACCTGGCAACatataaaaagtattatacacCATGCCCATgggagatttatcccaggaaagcaatGGTGGTTCAACATACAGAACTCAATCAATATAATACAGTATATtaacagaatgaataaaaaagcacAATAACATTTCAATAATTGAAGAGAAAGTGTTTGAAAAATTAAACACACCTTCATGATATAAGCAATCAAACAGgtaggaataaaagggaacttcctcaacataataaaggacatttgTTAAGAACCCAAAGCCAATACCATACTCAATAGTGAGAAACTGGCAGCATTTCTCCccaaatcaggaaaaagacaaggatgcccaataTCACCacttatattcaatattttactgGCATTTATATCCaaagcaattaagcaagaaaaataaataaatatccgacagattggaaaggaggaaaaattatttctatttgtagaTGAAAACCCTTAAGAATCCATAGGATACTACTGAAACTAATAAAGAAGTTCAGCCATATTGTAGGATATAaagcaacatacaaaaatcaggtCTAtatctatatactagcaataaataatcttaaaggaaattaagaaaacaattcatttacaatagcatcataaagatttaaatatttaggaataaatttaactaaagaAATGCAAGACTTGCACATTGAAACTATAcaatattgttgaaagaaattaaagaatacataAATTAATGGAAAGTCATCCGgggttcatggattagaagacttaatattgttaaactgGCATTACTCACCCAATATGGATCCACAGATTAAATGTAATCCTAGTCAAAATTCCAACCACCTTTtcttgcagaaatggaaaagccggtcctaaaattcataaggaaGTACAAGGGACACTGAGTAgccaaaaaatcttgaaaaagaacaaagatgtaGAAATTACACTTCCTGGTTTATAAACCTATGCCAAcctatagtaatcaaagcagtgtggtactggtatTGATAAACATgtggatcaatggaatagaatttaattctacaaataaacccatacatctatggtGAGTTGATTTTGGACAAGGGtcccaagaccattcaatgagaAAGTATAGTCTGTTTGACACATGATGTTGTGACAGCTGGATatcaacatgaaaaagaatgaagttggaccgttatatcacaccatatacaaaaattaacttcaaataGAAAAGGTTCTAATTAACTCAAGTAGATAAAGGTCTTTGAAAGGCTTATTAAGACTTCATTTAAACTGATACACTCAGTCTTTCAGCAAAGATCAGATTATAGCTGTTTCCTTCTCACCCAGCCCAACAGATTTAGATGGCCTCAATTAAGAAAAGAGGTTGACAGAGAGTGAGGAAGCAAAGAAATAAGGTAGACTTAATCGTGTCTAGCAAAAAAGTTGGATATTATTGCTGTCATGTGGGACTGAACGAATGCAAATAGACTGAAAGCTTATTGAGTTTTGAGGCAATTGCACTGACAGAGAAACCACAAACTTGTTGTAGAAGAGTTTATGACTGTATAGCCTGGTCCCCAAACCTGTACCAtcaggaagaggggtgtggaAAATTGTGTACCCACCAAGGAAGGAAATATCCCCCAAACCCACTTGAGATATTACTATGGATAGCAATGGACAAGGGAATTTCTCACAGAGAGAAGATTCACTATCTAATCAGTGAACCTCCCTCACTACCAGGGCAGAGTGTCTTCAGACCTGATCAGTAAGATTCCATCATTGCTATGAACAAGTGATCACAGTATATCTTTCCTTCTTCCGTTTTTATAATGGAAGTTTTTATTCAGCTTACTCTGTCCATATTCCACCATTGTCTATTGGAGACGTGGGAGAGACTTATAATTTAACTTTTAGTTCAAAAGGATCTACATGTGGACCTCATGGAGAGGACTGCACATCACCCAGAGATCCTGGATTTTGAACTGAATGTAGTAACTGGTTAGAACATTGgcttatcttctttggagagggaGTCAGTATATTCTAGATGTGAGAAGGAAGATGCATACAGATATATATAGCTAAGGAAACATTGTAGATGAGGGAATAAAGGCTCCAGGGGCTTAAGGAATTTTCCCAAACTTAAATGGCTTTTTTAGTGTTGAGACAGGATTCTTACTGCCATCTCACTCTGGAGCCTTTGCTCTTGGCTAGGACATTACTTGTCTCATggaaaaatagtagaaataaggGCATTGCCAGCAGTACTGGTATTTGTACAGTTACTTCCTGCTACAGCAGGAGGCCACCCACAGGTAAATAGAAAGCAATTAGCAAAAGCAGTCAGAAAGCTTCATCATTTTTCAACATTTCCAAGAAGTTAGTTGGAAACTTGGAACTTGGAATTAAAGGCCCAGAAGCAGAGGGGGACCCACAAACCTTCttgatgcattcattcattcattcaacagacataaaTGGAGGGCCTATCATGTGCCAGGATCTgttccaacaaaacaaaacaaaaatattcatggaGATTACAATCCAAGTGTGGAAAGACTGACAGTaaactaaataagtaaaatatattaggtCTTGCATAGTTATGAGTATCATGGAGAACAATAaagcaaggaagaaggaaagtacAACAGTTCAGATATAATGGTCCCTTTCTGTGGGTTGGAGAAACAAGGGTTACTCTTTCTGTTTGATATACCACACTTCCCAGAACCTGAGATGAAACACCCTCACAAGGTCTAAGTTGATTTTTGCTCCCCCCATcacctatttgttttatttccttgcaAATTATTAACTTTGCAAGGTACGATTTTGCAAGGGTTTGTCTCAGTCTGCACCTCCCTTCCCCTATCCTGTTGTGGCAATTGTCTTatctactttccatctctctACTGCCCATCCAACAGGCCTGTTCTTTGCTGATTGTGGGCCTATGACTCCTGATGTTGTTCCACTTATTTCCTGCCTCTTATCTCAgtcttttcttattcattcaaGGAGCCAGACTAGCACCACAAGTGTGAGTTTTGGAATCAGAGGAACCTGAATTTAAACCTTGGTTCTATCACTTACTGGGTATGGGAACTTTGGCAAATCACTTAATGCCTGAATAGCATGAGATGAATATAATGCTAGGAAAACAATCTAAACTTGTTATTTAGATTGACAAGTTGGCATCAGAATGTAAATTAATGCGACTCTTCTCTGGCAGTACATCCGAAGGCTCAGATCAGGCAAGAATTAAAGTTTGAGTATACCACTGAACAATGAAGTCCAACTGCTAAGGTGCTGGTAAAAAGAAAAGGGTATATTAAATGGAGAGTGGAG includes these proteins:
- the SERPINA7 gene encoding thyroxine-binding globulin, translated to MCYYPPSKMPLFFYLVFLVLGLHCAPPNSCEGKITSCLSPQQNATFYKMSSINADFAFNLYRRFTVETPDQNIFFSPVSISAALAMLSTGACSSTQTQILESLGFNLTDTTMAEIQQGFQYLICSLNFPKKELELQMGNALFIGKQLKPLAKFLDDVNNLYETEVFSTNFSNVSAAQQEINSHVERKTKGKIVGLIQDLKPNTIMVLVNYIFFKAQWANPFDPSKTEEGSSFLVDKTTTVQVPMMHQIEQYYHLVDTELNCTVLQMDYSKNALALFVLPKEGQIEWVEGAMSSKTLKKWNRLLRKGWINLFVPKFSISATYDLGAILLKMGIQDAFADTADFSGLTKDNGLKLSNAAHKAVLHIGEKGTEAVPEVRFLNQPEITLLHPIIQFDRSFLLLILEKNTRSILFLGKIVDPTEV